A section of the Cutibacterium granulosum genome encodes:
- a CDS encoding dihydroorotase, with translation MTRTLLTDLVMLQGGTPVPSQILVDAGRIEALSIGRAHQLDGADAQVRSLDGALVTPGLVDLHDHLREPGQEAKETIASGTAAAARGGWTTICAMPNTSPDPHTPELLTELRERFARDAVVKTLPYSPITAGLTSEELVDFDAQARAGAIGFSNDGKGVQSAGVMYDAMTAAARLDLPVAAHAEDNSLVRGGVINQGWRSAQLGLPGTTRLAETVQVVRDLAIAEETGVHYHLCHASTGESIRAVRRARADGVHATAEAEPHHLLLADEDIPSDDGNYKMNPPLRTRADVDAIVAGLCDGTIDAIATDNAPHTAAEKNCSMRDAAFGVITNEHTFALLYTAFVLPGRFRLDQLVGWLTSGPADLYGMPEAGRLRVGGPADLAAFDLVGQTVIDPEHFAGKGRNTPFAGREVHGDCILTLVDGAVVHSNRKDLS, from the coding sequence ATGACGCGCACCCTGCTGACCGACCTGGTGATGCTTCAGGGGGGCACGCCGGTGCCCTCCCAGATCCTCGTGGACGCAGGCCGGATCGAGGCCCTGTCAATCGGCAGGGCCCACCAGCTCGACGGTGCCGATGCCCAGGTGAGGAGCCTGGACGGTGCCCTCGTCACGCCGGGGCTGGTGGATCTGCACGATCACCTGCGTGAACCGGGCCAGGAGGCCAAGGAGACCATTGCCTCGGGTACGGCAGCTGCCGCCCGGGGCGGATGGACGACGATCTGCGCCATGCCCAACACCTCACCCGATCCCCACACCCCGGAGCTGCTGACCGAGCTGCGTGAGCGGTTCGCCCGCGACGCCGTCGTCAAGACCCTGCCGTACTCACCGATCACTGCCGGGTTGACCAGTGAGGAGCTCGTGGACTTCGACGCCCAGGCTCGTGCCGGCGCCATCGGGTTCTCCAACGACGGCAAGGGGGTGCAGAGTGCCGGCGTCATGTATGACGCGATGACTGCCGCCGCCAGGCTGGACCTGCCGGTTGCCGCGCATGCCGAGGACAACTCCCTGGTTCGTGGCGGTGTCATTAATCAGGGGTGGCGCAGTGCGCAGCTGGGGCTGCCCGGCACCACCCGACTCGCCGAGACCGTCCAGGTGGTGCGTGACCTTGCCATCGCCGAGGAGACCGGTGTCCACTACCACCTGTGTCACGCCTCGACCGGCGAATCCATCCGTGCCGTGCGTCGCGCCCGTGCCGACGGGGTGCATGCCACCGCCGAGGCCGAGCCCCACCACTTGCTGCTGGCCGATGAGGACATCCCCTCAGACGACGGCAATTACAAGATGAACCCGCCGCTGCGTACTCGAGCCGACGTCGACGCCATCGTCGCGGGTCTGTGTGACGGCACGATCGATGCCATCGCCACCGACAATGCCCCGCACACCGCTGCGGAGAAGAACTGTTCGATGCGGGATGCTGCCTTCGGCGTCATCACCAATGAGCACACCTTCGCCCTGCTCTACACCGCCTTCGTCCTGCCCGGACGGTTCCGACTCGACCAGCTCGTCGGATGGCTCACCTCTGGCCCGGCCGATCTGTACGGTATGCCGGAGGCCGGGCGTTTGCGGGTCGGGGGACCAGCTGATCTCGCTGCCTTCGACCTCGTCGGACAGACCGTCATCGACCCAGAGCACTTCGCTGGCAAGGGGCGCAACACGCCATTCGCTGGCCGTGAGGTGCACGGTGACTGCATCCTGACCCTCGTTGACGGAGCCGTGGTCCACTCAAATCGAAAGGATCTGTCATGA
- a CDS encoding carbamoyl phosphate synthase small subunit produces the protein MTTRTLLLEDGTTFPGEAFGADTEVSAEVVFTTGMTGYQETLTDQSYNGQIVTFTYPLIGNTGINRDDMESLFPTTAGVVCREVPRVASNWRNQMSLDEFLRAHDIPGLAGIDTRALVRRLRDHGVMKGTLLGPDADLDAALEGLRARQLPTDQISQVSTRTAYPSPLGKYNVVLFDFGLKHSILRELDRRGCAVTVVPHDFTANRVRTLSPDGIMLSNGPGDPKSIPQVIDVIRDLQEEYPIFGICMGHQLLSLANGADTYKLRFGHRGFNHPVRDLRTGRIEFTSQNHGYAVDPQSLTGTDLEVTHIEINDETVEGVRNRRTGSFSVQYHPDAAAGPHDAVHLFDDFIDLMRSHRSARAEGKC, from the coding sequence ATGACGACACGAACCCTGCTGCTCGAGGACGGTACGACGTTCCCCGGGGAGGCTTTCGGGGCCGACACCGAGGTGAGCGCCGAGGTCGTCTTCACCACTGGTATGACCGGCTACCAGGAGACCTTGACCGATCAGTCCTACAACGGTCAGATCGTCACCTTCACCTACCCGCTCATCGGCAACACCGGCATCAACCGCGACGACATGGAGTCGTTGTTCCCGACGACGGCGGGGGTCGTGTGCCGTGAGGTACCTCGGGTGGCATCCAACTGGCGCAACCAGATGAGTCTGGACGAGTTCCTCCGGGCCCACGACATTCCCGGTCTGGCCGGGATCGACACCCGGGCCCTGGTGCGTCGGTTGCGGGACCACGGCGTCATGAAGGGGACGCTGCTCGGCCCCGATGCCGACCTCGATGCCGCACTGGAGGGTTTGCGTGCTCGGCAGCTGCCCACCGACCAGATCAGTCAGGTGTCCACACGTACCGCGTATCCCAGCCCCCTGGGCAAGTACAACGTCGTCCTCTTCGACTTCGGTCTCAAACACTCGATCCTGCGGGAACTCGACAGACGTGGCTGCGCCGTCACCGTCGTCCCGCACGACTTCACCGCGAATCGGGTACGCACCCTCTCACCTGACGGGATCATGCTGTCCAACGGCCCCGGCGACCCCAAGAGCATTCCCCAGGTGATTGACGTCATCCGGGATCTCCAGGAGGAATACCCCATCTTCGGTATTTGCATGGGACACCAGTTGCTCAGCTTGGCCAATGGGGCCGACACCTACAAGCTGCGGTTCGGCCATCGCGGGTTCAACCACCCGGTACGCGACCTGCGCACTGGACGCATCGAGTTCACCAGCCAGAATCACGGGTACGCCGTCGACCCCCAGTCGCTGACGGGCACCGATCTGGAGGTCACCCACATCGAGATCAACGACGAGACCGTCGAGGGTGTGCGCAACCGACGCACCGGATCGTTCTCGGTGCAGTACCACCCCGATGCTGCTGCCGGCCCCCACGACGCCGTCCACCTCTTCGACGATTTCATCGACCTGATGCGCTCCCATCGCAGCGCACGGGCGGAAGGAAAGTGCTGA
- a CDS encoding DUF3052 domain-containing protein: MSNGTGFDRIGFEAGQIVQELGWDEDVDEELRQLLMDTVDGDLVEDSLDAVDAVWLWLRSDDDEVADALVDAMRDLSDDGFIVLVTPKVGRPGAIDASDLNEGAETAGMTLTSTHNLDSDWQAHKVVRPRGVRR, translated from the coding sequence GTGAGTAACGGGACCGGTTTCGACAGAATTGGTTTTGAGGCCGGACAAATCGTCCAGGAACTGGGCTGGGACGAGGACGTCGATGAGGAGCTGCGTCAGCTGCTCATGGACACGGTTGACGGTGACCTCGTCGAGGACTCCCTGGACGCTGTGGATGCTGTGTGGTTGTGGTTGCGCAGCGATGATGACGAGGTTGCCGATGCCCTCGTCGACGCCATGCGAGACCTCTCCGATGATGGTTTCATCGTCCTGGTCACCCCCAAGGTGGGACGTCCAGGCGCCATCGATGCCTCCGATCTCAACGAGGGGGCGGAGACGGCCGGTATGACGCTGACCTCCACCCACAACCTCGACTCCGACTGGCAGGCCCACAAGGTGGTGCGTCCGCGCGGCGTACGGCGATGA
- the mgrA gene encoding L-glyceraldehyde 3-phosphate reductase encodes MAVSSYVAAENRYDDMQYRRCGTSGLMLPAVSLGLWHNFGDLHPGGTQRAVLRRAFDRGVTHFDLANNYGPPYGQAETNFGRIFASDLKPHRDELIISTKAGYDMWPGPYGQGGGSRKYLIASCDQSLKRMGLDYVDIFYSHRFDPDTPLEETMGALDHIVRSGRALYIGISSYDHEQTVRAAAIARELGTPLLIHQPRYNMFDRWIEDDLLDTCEQEGMGVICFSPLAQGLLTTRYLSGIPRNSRVGMGSRHLRPENLDEQTMDTVRALNEIAMDRDQSLAQLALSWILREERITSVLVGASNVTQLDADIDALSGNQLTDDDLIRIETVLAEHQL; translated from the coding sequence ATGGCAGTGAGTTCCTACGTCGCAGCTGAGAACCGGTACGACGACATGCAGTATCGCCGTTGTGGCACCAGCGGTCTCATGCTTCCGGCGGTGTCTCTCGGACTCTGGCACAACTTTGGAGATCTGCATCCCGGGGGCACCCAACGCGCCGTCCTGCGACGCGCCTTCGACCGCGGGGTGACACATTTCGACCTCGCCAACAACTACGGCCCGCCCTACGGCCAGGCCGAAACCAACTTCGGACGCATCTTCGCCTCCGACCTCAAGCCCCATCGTGATGAACTCATCATCTCCACCAAGGCTGGCTATGACATGTGGCCCGGTCCCTACGGGCAAGGTGGGGGCAGTCGCAAGTACCTCATCGCCTCCTGCGACCAGTCCCTCAAACGCATGGGGCTGGACTACGTCGACATCTTCTACTCCCACCGATTCGACCCGGACACCCCGTTGGAGGAGACGATGGGGGCGCTGGACCACATCGTGCGATCCGGACGCGCCCTCTACATCGGTATATCGTCCTACGACCATGAGCAGACGGTCCGTGCTGCCGCCATCGCCCGTGAGCTCGGAACCCCACTGCTCATTCACCAGCCGCGCTACAACATGTTCGACCGGTGGATCGAGGACGACCTGCTCGACACCTGTGAGCAGGAGGGGATGGGCGTTATCTGCTTCTCCCCGCTGGCACAGGGGTTGCTGACGACGAGGTATCTTTCCGGGATCCCACGCAATTCTCGCGTCGGGATGGGCTCTCGTCACCTGCGCCCGGAGAACCTCGACGAGCAGACGATGGACACCGTGCGTGCCCTCAACGAGATTGCGATGGACCGGGACCAGTCCCTGGCCCAACTCGCCCTGTCGTGGATCCTGCGTGAGGAACGCATCACCTCGGTGCTCGTGGGGGCATCCAATGTCACCCAGCTTGATGCCGACATCGACGCCCTGTCGGGCAACCAGCTCACCGATGACGACCTCATTCGTATCGAGACGGTGCTTGCCGAGCACCAGCTCTGA
- the pyrR gene encoding bifunctional pyr operon transcriptional regulator/uracil phosphoribosyltransferase PyrR codes for MSTTSGAVTVMDAGAVNRALARICYEIIERNEGLGNLVVVGIRTRGAHLAQRIAARLSEIEGTRVPCGELDITLYRDDLDPNEQPTPAKGPVVHGTNLPESLAGSTVVLVDDVLFTGRTTRAALDAIMDDSRPDRILLAVLVDRGHRELPIRADFVGKNLPTSLDEAVDVNVSEVDGEDLVSIRKVNA; via the coding sequence ATGTCCACCACCAGTGGTGCCGTGACCGTCATGGACGCAGGCGCCGTCAATCGGGCACTGGCTCGTATCTGTTACGAGATCATCGAGCGCAATGAGGGGCTCGGCAACCTCGTCGTCGTCGGAATCCGAACCCGTGGGGCACATCTGGCCCAACGCATCGCTGCCCGCCTCTCTGAGATCGAGGGCACACGAGTTCCGTGCGGTGAGCTCGACATCACCTTGTACCGCGACGACCTCGATCCCAATGAACAGCCCACCCCGGCGAAGGGGCCCGTCGTGCACGGAACCAACCTTCCGGAGTCCCTGGCCGGTAGCACGGTCGTCCTCGTCGATGACGTGCTCTTCACCGGACGCACCACCCGTGCTGCCCTGGACGCCATCATGGACGACTCGCGTCCCGATCGCATTCTGCTCGCCGTGCTGGTCGACCGTGGCCACCGGGAGCTGCCGATTCGCGCCGATTTCGTCGGCAAGAACCTGCCCACCTCCCTCGACGAGGCCGTCGACGTGAACGTCTCAGAGGTTGACGGTGAGGATCTCGTCTCGATCCGAAAGGTCAACGCATGA
- a CDS encoding aspartate carbamoyltransferase catalytic subunit: MSSATGFTIPSRYASQHFLSVEDLPNDAVLAIVERGRAFKAGARPRLGPDRVAINMFFEDSTRTMTSFQMAEHRLGMKVLDFDPKHSSVTKGESLYDSVRTVDAIGADVAVIRHSRNAYYDQLLAPGRLELSLVNAGDGSGQHPSQCMLDLMTIAEEFGHFDDLTIAISGDIAHSRVARSDAQILNRLGARVIFTGPREWMDHEVTRLGEISTLDEVIEDVDVAMMLRVQHERFDAGPDFSAEDYLHAYGLTDERAAQMRPDAIIMHPAPVNRGTEISSKLVEAPQSRIFAQMHNGVMVRMAILESVLDAAEQA, translated from the coding sequence ATGAGCAGCGCCACCGGTTTCACCATCCCATCCCGCTATGCCTCCCAGCACTTCCTGTCGGTGGAGGATCTTCCCAATGACGCCGTCCTGGCGATCGTCGAACGCGGTCGTGCCTTCAAGGCTGGCGCCCGTCCTCGTCTGGGGCCCGACCGCGTCGCCATCAACATGTTCTTCGAGGACTCGACCCGCACCATGACGAGTTTCCAGATGGCCGAGCACCGTCTGGGCATGAAGGTGCTGGACTTCGACCCCAAGCACTCCTCGGTGACCAAGGGGGAGAGCCTCTACGACTCGGTGCGCACGGTGGACGCCATTGGTGCCGACGTGGCCGTCATCCGTCATTCCCGCAACGCCTACTACGATCAGCTGCTGGCTCCCGGACGTCTGGAACTGAGCCTGGTCAACGCCGGTGACGGGTCAGGCCAGCATCCCAGCCAGTGCATGCTGGACCTCATGACGATTGCCGAGGAGTTCGGCCACTTCGACGACCTCACCATCGCGATCAGTGGAGACATCGCCCATTCCCGGGTTGCTCGCTCCGACGCCCAGATCCTCAACAGACTGGGTGCTCGCGTCATCTTCACCGGGCCACGTGAGTGGATGGATCACGAGGTGACTCGGCTGGGGGAGATCTCCACCCTCGATGAGGTCATCGAGGACGTGGACGTCGCCATGATGCTGCGTGTGCAGCACGAACGGTTCGATGCCGGCCCAGACTTCTCCGCCGAGGACTACCTGCACGCCTACGGTCTCACCGATGAACGTGCTGCGCAGATGCGCCCGGACGCCATCATCATGCATCCGGCCCCGGTCAACCGTGGCACCGAGATCTCCTCCAAACTGGTCGAGGCTCCGCAGTCGCGCATCTTCGCACAGATGCACAACGGCGTCATGGTGCGCATGGCGATCCTCGAATCCGTTCTCGATGCAGCGGAGCAGGCATGA
- a CDS encoding GatB/YqeY domain-containing protein, with the protein MKSQLKSDLVAAMKAHDDMAKSAIRMAISAISAEEVAGDSARELTDDQEQAIITKQVNVRKDSAQAYRDAGRDELAEAEEAELAILQKYLPAQLEESEVRTIIDEEIAKAADGGPATMKLMGSVMKAVQARVMGRFDGKTTAALVKGALS; encoded by the coding sequence GTGAAGAGTCAACTGAAGTCCGATCTCGTGGCGGCCATGAAGGCCCACGACGACATGGCCAAGTCCGCCATCCGCATGGCCATCTCGGCCATTTCAGCGGAGGAGGTTGCCGGCGACTCCGCCCGGGAACTCACCGATGACCAGGAGCAGGCCATCATCACCAAACAGGTCAACGTTCGCAAGGACTCCGCCCAGGCCTACCGGGACGCTGGCCGTGACGAGTTGGCCGAGGCCGAGGAGGCCGAACTCGCCATTCTGCAGAAGTACCTGCCTGCGCAGCTCGAGGAGTCCGAGGTGCGGACCATCATCGACGAGGAGATCGCCAAGGCCGCCGATGGTGGCCCGGCGACGATGAAACTCATGGGATCGGTGATGAAGGCCGTTCAGGCGCGAGTCATGGGCAGGTTCGATGGCAAGACCACCGCTGCCCTGGTCAAGGGTGCGCTGTCCTGA
- a CDS encoding 2-dehydropantoate 2-reductase — MMDRLRVAVVGAGAIGTFYGMMLEQAGADVSFVARGATLAAIRRDGLRITGKRTRTIHPLVTDDPAQIDVVDAVLVCTKTFQVAPALEDYSSSLIGPDTVVVTTQNGVATPQVVADIVGRRRTCPGVCREWVKIVEPGVVDDMGGPASIHIGMLDGSQNPIVDEIRSRFESVGVTCPPVADIITELWFKAVNVCAQGAIGAALEATLGELLTCHRDLFVRCVREWIAVGEAHGADFSPDVLAAVFAYFESQEGHLTTSFQRDITAGRASELEAQVGALPGLGDEVGVDTPLNDAFAAVLRAKAARAGH; from the coding sequence ATGATGGATCGTCTCAGGGTTGCCGTCGTCGGCGCAGGTGCCATTGGAACATTCTACGGAATGATGCTCGAACAAGCCGGAGCCGACGTGAGTTTTGTCGCCCGAGGCGCCACCTTGGCGGCCATCCGACGCGACGGGCTGCGCATCACGGGAAAACGTACGAGAACGATCCACCCTCTGGTCACCGACGATCCAGCCCAGATCGACGTGGTCGACGCAGTACTCGTGTGCACCAAGACATTCCAAGTCGCACCGGCCCTGGAGGACTACTCGTCATCCCTCATCGGCCCGGACACCGTGGTCGTGACCACTCAGAACGGGGTGGCAACTCCTCAGGTGGTGGCCGACATCGTGGGACGACGACGCACCTGTCCAGGTGTGTGCCGGGAGTGGGTGAAGATCGTCGAGCCGGGAGTCGTGGACGACATGGGCGGCCCGGCCAGTATCCACATCGGCATGCTGGATGGCTCGCAGAACCCCATCGTGGATGAGATCCGGTCCAGGTTCGAGTCGGTGGGTGTCACCTGTCCCCCGGTCGCCGACATCATCACCGAGCTGTGGTTCAAGGCCGTCAACGTCTGTGCCCAGGGAGCCATCGGTGCCGCCCTGGAGGCCACCCTGGGCGAGTTGCTCACCTGTCATCGTGACCTCTTCGTCCGATGTGTGCGTGAGTGGATCGCCGTGGGTGAGGCGCACGGTGCGGACTTCTCCCCAGACGTCCTCGCGGCGGTTTTCGCATATTTCGAGTCGCAGGAGGGCCACCTCACCACCTCTTTCCAGCGTGACATCACGGCTGGGCGGGCCAGTGAGTTGGAGGCCCAGGTGGGTGCCCTGCCCGGGTTGGGCGACGAGGTCGGCGTCGACACACCACTCAACGATGCATTTGCTGCCGTGTTGCGAGCCAAGGCAGCACGAGCCGGGCACTGA
- a CDS encoding NifB/NifX family molybdenum-iron cluster-binding protein, translated as MNFMIPVHDDGSVEPRFGRAPKVAVATVDDSGSITGWQTFDVQWDRLHDEGPEGSHHARIVRFLREHEVAAVVSTHIGAGMQHTIMKMGLAMLPATDPDARASVAAVAEQVAR; from the coding sequence ATGAACTTCATGATCCCGGTACACGACGACGGATCCGTCGAACCACGATTCGGCCGAGCACCCAAGGTTGCGGTGGCCACCGTCGACGACTCCGGATCCATCACCGGATGGCAGACCTTCGACGTGCAGTGGGACCGTCTGCACGACGAGGGCCCGGAGGGATCCCACCACGCCCGTATCGTCCGTTTCCTACGCGAGCACGAGGTGGCTGCGGTCGTGTCCACCCACATCGGGGCAGGTATGCAGCACACCATCATGAAGATGGGGCTCGCCATGCTGCCAGCCACCGATCCGGATGCCCGAGCCAGCGTTGCGGCCGTGGCGGAGCAGGTCGCCCGATGA